The following are encoded in a window of Candidatus Methylacidithermus pantelleriae genomic DNA:
- a CDS encoding tetratricopeptide repeat protein, with product MPRHTLVRSFPILIIAVGLLVFCLQLGALYSVFWFRSRVLIDTHAPPSQELPQNVSLAARSLPRPIPDSSPGAPSHPQVPGSVTPKPPPELEQRIRALNEEALRFEAQGEFGLARKALLEAEKLNPNDPPTLVNLARLAEAENRQDVADPYWKRLVELGPSAGDPYWLAKHRISQRLAQSNRTQGPLFLVGTVQRSVFEKNALRERFALYLPIRLARQGHPIDPGRLALKLYFYDQLPDGRIVPTKAKLLVRFENPRPTWTQGGVEVLSAIYEADRSQRGEGQFYGYVFRIYYEGVLQDEWAEPAQLRFQVPYTTH from the coding sequence GTGCCTCGTCACACCCTTGTCCGAAGCTTCCCCATTCTGATCATCGCAGTGGGTTTGCTTGTGTTTTGTCTCCAACTGGGTGCCCTGTACTCCGTTTTTTGGTTCCGAAGCCGGGTGTTGATCGATACCCATGCCCCACCCTCACAAGAACTTCCACAAAATGTCTCCCTCGCTGCCCGCAGCTTGCCAAGACCGATCCCCGACTCCTCTCCTGGGGCGCCGTCCCACCCGCAAGTCCCGGGTAGCGTTACTCCCAAACCGCCGCCGGAGCTAGAGCAGAGGATCCGAGCCCTCAACGAAGAAGCTTTACGGTTTGAGGCGCAGGGAGAATTTGGGCTTGCACGCAAAGCCCTTTTGGAAGCCGAAAAGCTTAACCCCAACGATCCCCCAACCCTTGTCAACCTGGCGCGCCTCGCCGAAGCAGAGAACCGCCAGGACGTGGCCGATCCTTACTGGAAACGCCTGGTGGAACTGGGGCCTTCTGCGGGAGATCCTTACTGGCTGGCCAAGCACCGGATTTCCCAAAGGCTTGCTCAATCGAACCGAACCCAGGGTCCCTTGTTTTTGGTAGGAACCGTGCAACGCTCCGTTTTTGAAAAAAATGCCCTGCGAGAGCGTTTTGCCCTCTATCTTCCCATCCGGCTTGCTCGCCAGGGTCATCCCATTGATCCCGGAAGGCTCGCTCTGAAACTTTACTTCTACGATCAATTGCCGGATGGGAGAATTGTCCCGACCAAAGCAAAACTCCTCGTCCGGTTTGAAAATCCGCGGCCTACCTGGACCCAAGGGGGCGTCGAAGTTCTCTCGGCAATCTATGAGGCGGATCGCTCCCAGCGGGGAGAGGGTCAATTTTACGGCTACGTCTTTCGGATTTACTACGAGGGAGTGCTCCAAGACGAATGGGCCGAACCCGCCCAGCTCCGCTTTCAAGTACCCTACACAACCCACTAG
- the lpxB gene encoding lipid-A-disaccharide synthase, which produces MGPKVFLVAGEPSGDTHAASLMEALRGLCPTITFLGAGGPRMREAGQDQVADLAGCAVVGLWEVVRYYPVLRRMFHKLVKEAIRHRPDLFVLVDYPGFNLRFAQALRRLMPEARIAYYISPQLWAWRAGRARILERTVDLVLVIFPFEATWFQKHSPRLPVVWVGHPFVDRYQHLQKIVRPGGPLRIALLPGSRVGEIGRHLPLLLQVATELSQKLQRVEFVWVAPDKHRQRAGEKILERWKASRLVLYRETGELFRFLGACDLALVASGSASLECALATVPQLVFYQVHPLTYFIGKLLVRVPYVSMVNLVAGERIVPEFLQNQATAEVLVQATLELLANPTLQERMKQGMREVGRKLGPPGASRRAAQWLWELVQSRDRRSLGLLVCSQKGSQKPVSQEGLGS; this is translated from the coding sequence GTGGGCCCCAAAGTCTTTCTCGTTGCTGGGGAGCCGAGCGGAGACACACACGCAGCTTCTCTCATGGAAGCTCTGCGCGGACTGTGCCCCACAATCACATTCCTGGGCGCCGGAGGCCCTCGCATGCGGGAAGCAGGTCAGGATCAGGTGGCCGACCTAGCAGGGTGTGCTGTGGTCGGCCTTTGGGAGGTCGTGCGCTACTATCCGGTGTTGCGCCGCATGTTTCACAAGCTTGTAAAGGAGGCGATCCGCCATAGGCCGGACCTTTTTGTTTTGGTGGATTATCCTGGTTTTAACTTGAGGTTTGCCCAGGCTTTGCGGCGTCTTATGCCGGAAGCAAGGATCGCCTACTACATTTCACCCCAGTTGTGGGCGTGGCGAGCGGGCCGAGCCCGGATCCTGGAGAGGACGGTAGATCTAGTGTTAGTGATTTTTCCCTTCGAGGCGACATGGTTCCAGAAACACTCTCCTCGCCTTCCCGTTGTCTGGGTGGGCCATCCCTTTGTGGATCGCTACCAGCACCTTCAAAAGATTGTGCGACCGGGGGGTCCCCTCAGGATTGCTCTCTTACCCGGTAGCCGGGTTGGAGAAATCGGCCGGCACCTTCCCCTGCTCCTCCAAGTGGCTACTGAACTCAGCCAGAAGCTCCAAAGAGTAGAGTTTGTGTGGGTTGCTCCGGATAAGCACCGCCAGCGGGCGGGTGAAAAAATCCTGGAACGCTGGAAAGCTTCACGATTGGTCCTCTACCGAGAAACAGGAGAGCTTTTTCGCTTCCTTGGGGCTTGTGATCTGGCCTTGGTGGCTTCTGGCAGTGCGTCTCTGGAATGTGCGCTGGCCACGGTTCCTCAGCTTGTTTTTTATCAAGTTCATCCGCTTACCTATTTTATTGGAAAGCTACTCGTGCGCGTGCCATATGTGAGCATGGTAAACCTGGTTGCAGGTGAGCGGATCGTACCAGAGTTCCTTCAGAATCAAGCCACGGCGGAGGTCCTTGTCCAGGCGACTCTCGAGCTTCTTGCCAATCCTACTCTTCAGGAACGGATGAAGCAAGGGATGCGGGAAGTGGGGCGAAAATTGGGCCCCCCCGGAGCCAGTCGCCGGGCGGCGCAGTGGTTATGGGAACTGGTGCAGAGTAGGGATCGGAGGAGCTTGGGCTTGCTCGTCTGCTCTCAGAAGGGATCCCAGAAGCCAGTTAGCCAGGAAGGGCTCGGGTCGTAA
- a CDS encoding Gfo/Idh/MocA family protein, whose protein sequence is MANGFAMEPVRVGVVGVGHIGRHHARIYASEPVAELVGVYDIDPERSREVSQGLGARSFDSLEELAAETEAVSVATPTAAHFPVALFLLEQGRHVLVEKPISESLSHARKLLETAQRKGCVLQVGHVERFNPIFGVLNELLREPRFIEAHRLSPYPGRNTEIGVVLDLMIHDLDIILQLVPHPVARMEAVGVPILSPTEDIANVRLRFANGCIANLTTSRVSRERMRKIRVFQKDAYLSLNYEEQSGDLYRKEQNRIVREPIPVSKEEPLRLELRSFLRCVRQRGSPVVGAKEALGSLRLAIEITEEIQRSSPVSS, encoded by the coding sequence TTGGCCAACGGTTTTGCCATGGAACCCGTGCGGGTTGGGGTTGTAGGGGTGGGTCATATTGGCCGGCATCACGCCCGGATCTATGCTTCCGAACCTGTGGCCGAGCTGGTTGGCGTGTATGACATCGACCCAGAGCGTAGCCGGGAGGTAAGCCAAGGTTTGGGTGCTCGTTCGTTCGATTCGCTCGAGGAGCTGGCGGCCGAAACGGAAGCGGTTAGTGTGGCCACCCCAACAGCAGCCCATTTCCCCGTAGCGCTCTTTCTCTTAGAACAGGGACGGCATGTTTTGGTGGAAAAACCCATTTCTGAGAGTCTTTCCCACGCCCGGAAGCTCCTAGAAACCGCACAACGCAAGGGGTGCGTGCTCCAGGTGGGCCATGTCGAGCGTTTCAATCCCATCTTTGGAGTATTGAACGAGCTTCTCCGGGAACCCCGGTTCATCGAGGCTCACCGGCTTTCTCCCTATCCGGGGCGAAACACGGAGATCGGGGTTGTCTTGGACCTGATGATCCATGATCTGGACATCATTTTGCAACTGGTCCCTCATCCTGTAGCCCGTATGGAGGCGGTCGGCGTCCCCATTCTCAGCCCGACAGAGGATATCGCCAATGTGCGCTTGCGCTTTGCCAATGGGTGCATTGCCAATCTCACAACCAGTCGGGTAAGCCGGGAACGGATGCGGAAGATCCGTGTTTTCCAAAAGGATGCCTATCTTTCCTTAAACTATGAGGAGCAATCGGGGGACCTTTACCGGAAGGAACAAAACCGGATCGTTCGGGAGCCCATTCCTGTATCCAAAGAAGAGCCCTTGCGCTTGGAATTGCGTTCGTTTTTGCGGTGCGTCCGGCAACGGGGTTCTCCCGTAGTTGGTGCGAAGGAAGCGCTGGGGTCTCTCCGGCTGGCGATTGAAATCACCGAGGAAATCCAGCGAAGTTCCCCCGTTTCTTCCTAG
- a CDS encoding LpxI family protein, with protein sequence METPGSFHLFVQRRGFVNYTFVMGMGQLVTPWNWNACPDFQPAGFSAGSGCPVALLAGQGLYPFLWVEGARKAGVSRIYAVGFVGETDPNLQQCVDRWAWIRVGQLGRLIRQLTHWGVSYALMAGAIRPRNLFDLRPDLRTLWLLSQIKERNAATLFGAVARELEKAGIVLLPATTFLEEFLAREGVMAGPAPSRRFLRDAELGFRLAKEVARLDIGQSIVVEDGVVLAVEAWEGTDETLRRGGALGKKRPILVKVSKPNQDVRFDVPVLGEKTIQIAVQSGIKGIVCEAGSTLLLRSLKVYELAEKYRITLYGMRDKRS encoded by the coding sequence GTGGAAACCCCAGGGAGTTTCCACCTTTTCGTCCAGAGGCGGGGCTTTGTTAACTATACGTTTGTCATGGGAATGGGTCAACTTGTAACCCCCTGGAACTGGAACGCCTGCCCGGACTTCCAGCCAGCTGGCTTCTCAGCGGGATCCGGCTGCCCGGTAGCCCTTTTGGCCGGTCAAGGGCTCTATCCCTTCCTTTGGGTGGAAGGAGCCCGCAAGGCAGGAGTTTCTCGTATTTATGCGGTGGGATTTGTAGGAGAGACGGACCCCAATCTTCAACAGTGCGTGGACCGCTGGGCTTGGATCCGGGTGGGCCAGTTAGGACGGCTGATCCGCCAGCTGACCCACTGGGGCGTTTCCTACGCTCTCATGGCGGGGGCGATCCGACCTCGGAATCTTTTTGATCTTCGTCCGGACCTTCGAACCCTTTGGCTTTTGTCGCAGATCAAGGAACGAAATGCGGCCACCCTTTTTGGAGCCGTTGCAAGGGAGTTAGAGAAAGCCGGCATCGTCCTTTTACCTGCTACGACGTTTTTGGAAGAATTTTTGGCGCGAGAAGGCGTAATGGCCGGACCGGCCCCCTCCCGCCGATTTCTCCGTGACGCGGAACTCGGTTTCCGGCTGGCAAAAGAGGTGGCGCGGCTGGATATTGGTCAGTCGATTGTGGTGGAAGATGGTGTTGTTTTGGCCGTGGAAGCGTGGGAAGGAACCGATGAAACCCTTCGGCGGGGAGGGGCCTTGGGGAAAAAGCGCCCGATCCTGGTAAAAGTATCCAAGCCCAACCAGGATGTTCGATTTGATGTTCCGGTCCTTGGGGAAAAGACGATCCAGATTGCAGTCCAGAGTGGGATTAAAGGAATTGTCTGCGAAGCTGGATCGACTTTACTTCTTCGTTCACTCAAAGTCTATGAACTTGCCGAAAAGTACCGGATTACGCTTTATGGGATGAGGGACAAGAGGTCGTAA
- the nusA gene encoding transcription termination factor NusA: MNQEIVAVMEYMEKEKGIKREALIEAMQAALLAAARKSFGPARDLRVEIHPKTGRISARARLEVVERVINPHDQISLPKAREIKPDAQVGEILDVEVTPKDFGRIAAQVFKQTINQAIKGIERKMILAEYKDRVGDVVTGTVRRFERSDVVIDLGKFEAIMPARERVPTEEYSPGERIRAYVLAVEEGPHGPQIILSRSHPDFVRRLLELEVSEVADKTVEIKALAREPGYRTKIAVWSSKPKVDPVGACVGVRGARVKNIVRELNNEKIDIFRWSPNIEELAIEALKPARLKKIELFPEERRLRVTVDEENYSLALGRKGKNAWLATKIVGWQIDIVRQQTAEESFAAQLARAAEELAQALNIEPGIAEVLVRAGFVSPEAIAEADEEDLAAAVPSLDPALIQKIRGAVVRKAELSNS; the protein is encoded by the coding sequence ATGAATCAGGAAATCGTCGCCGTAATGGAATACATGGAAAAGGAAAAAGGGATCAAGCGGGAAGCCTTGATCGAGGCGATGCAGGCAGCCCTTCTGGCCGCCGCTCGAAAAAGCTTCGGTCCGGCACGGGATCTTAGGGTCGAAATTCATCCCAAAACCGGCCGAATCAGCGCCCGAGCGCGACTGGAAGTGGTGGAAAGGGTGATCAATCCCCATGACCAGATCTCCCTTCCGAAAGCCCGAGAGATCAAGCCCGACGCTCAGGTGGGGGAGATTCTTGACGTCGAGGTAACGCCCAAGGATTTTGGCAGGATTGCGGCCCAAGTATTTAAACAGACGATCAATCAGGCCATTAAGGGTATCGAGCGCAAGATGATCCTTGCGGAGTACAAGGACCGGGTAGGGGATGTGGTTACCGGAACCGTACGGCGGTTTGAACGTTCTGACGTAGTGATTGATCTAGGAAAATTTGAAGCCATCATGCCGGCTCGGGAGCGCGTGCCCACGGAAGAGTACAGTCCAGGGGAACGGATCCGTGCCTACGTTTTGGCGGTGGAAGAAGGACCTCATGGCCCTCAAATCATCCTTTCACGCAGCCATCCGGATTTCGTTCGACGACTGCTCGAACTAGAGGTCAGCGAGGTGGCCGACAAAACAGTGGAAATCAAGGCCCTAGCGCGAGAACCGGGTTACCGGACGAAAATTGCGGTCTGGTCCTCCAAGCCCAAGGTCGATCCGGTCGGAGCCTGCGTCGGGGTCCGGGGGGCACGAGTCAAGAATATTGTCCGGGAATTGAACAACGAAAAGATTGATATCTTCCGCTGGTCGCCCAACATAGAGGAACTAGCCATCGAGGCTCTGAAGCCTGCTCGGCTTAAAAAAATCGAGCTCTTTCCCGAAGAGCGCCGGTTACGGGTGACGGTGGACGAGGAAAATTATTCCCTGGCGCTCGGGAGGAAAGGGAAAAATGCCTGGCTTGCCACCAAAATCGTCGGGTGGCAGATCGATATTGTCCGGCAGCAAACCGCGGAAGAAAGTTTTGCAGCGCAATTGGCCCGAGCTGCTGAGGAGCTGGCTCAAGCCCTCAACATCGAGCCAGGGATCGCAGAAGTTTTGGTAAGAGCGGGTTTTGTCAGCCCTGAGGCCATTGCCGAAGCCGACGAAGAGGACCTGGCGGCGGCAGTCCCCTCCTTGGATCCCGCGTTGATCCAGAAAATTCGAGGGGCCGTGGTCCGAAAAGCGGAGCTTTCAAACTCGTAA
- the infB gene encoding translation initiation factor IF-2, whose translation MGTLGESVKTQPLSSPVTGKGKKENASVSAARPEEKPSSGNEPLFPQPQREASPAKTFVLKGPLPVKEFAAQLGLKPFQLIHHLMELNIFATLTQVLDEEAIRKVCAKLGYTIVTEKRERHPSPIPKETKPTIQPPAAPSQDVRPRPPVVTFMGHVDHGKTSLLDAIRSSRVAQGEVGGITQHIGAYTVQRQGRTITFIDTPGHEAFTAMRARGAQVTDIVVLVVAADDGVMPQTVEAIHHAKAAKVPILVAINKIDLPTANPLRVKTQLQEYGLVPEEFGGDTIVCEVSALKKKGIEDLLDLILLQAEVMELRANVKGPAKARVIESQMETGRGPTATVIVQSGCLRVGDVALCGHHWGRVRALIDDMGRQVKEVYPGYPVRIVGLDGLPQPGEELLTDKDERKIREMAEARLEELKRTKAESPPKITLENLFAAIAEDQKKTLSLVLKADTQGSLEALSEQLRKLPQDKVQLEIVHAGVGPVSESDILLAKASQGIVIGFHTRTDGAAVAAAKREGVQIKLFGIIYELVDQVREAMQGLLEPELRETILGVAVVKKVFALSKYTVAGCFVESGRLVHNARARVLRKRQPVYDGTILTLKRFQDEVAEVRAGMECGLRLSDFNQFEEGDRIECYQLEKVPQSL comes from the coding sequence ATGGGTACCCTTGGTGAATCGGTGAAAACTCAGCCGCTTTCTAGCCCCGTGACCGGGAAGGGAAAAAAGGAAAATGCCTCAGTTTCTGCTGCGCGCCCGGAGGAAAAACCCTCCTCGGGAAACGAACCCCTATTCCCGCAACCCCAACGGGAAGCATCCCCGGCCAAAACGTTCGTGCTCAAAGGCCCCCTGCCGGTCAAGGAATTTGCGGCCCAGCTGGGTTTGAAACCCTTCCAGCTCATCCACCACCTCATGGAGCTCAACATTTTTGCGACCCTGACCCAGGTGTTGGACGAGGAAGCGATCCGGAAAGTTTGTGCCAAGCTCGGATATACGATCGTAACCGAAAAACGAGAGCGGCACCCCTCACCTATCCCCAAGGAGACCAAGCCCACGATCCAACCTCCCGCGGCGCCTTCGCAAGACGTGCGCCCCCGGCCGCCCGTGGTCACTTTCATGGGTCATGTAGACCACGGGAAGACTTCTCTCTTGGACGCCATCCGATCCAGTCGAGTAGCTCAGGGGGAAGTCGGGGGCATCACCCAGCATATCGGTGCCTACACGGTCCAACGCCAGGGTCGCACCATCACGTTTATTGACACCCCAGGACACGAAGCTTTTACGGCGATGCGGGCTCGGGGAGCCCAGGTAACAGATATCGTGGTGCTGGTGGTAGCGGCCGATGATGGGGTAATGCCCCAGACGGTCGAAGCCATTCATCACGCAAAGGCTGCTAAAGTTCCTATTCTGGTGGCGATTAACAAAATCGACCTCCCCACGGCTAACCCGCTACGCGTCAAAACCCAGCTTCAAGAGTATGGGCTGGTTCCCGAGGAGTTCGGAGGGGACACCATTGTTTGCGAGGTCTCGGCGCTGAAAAAGAAAGGGATTGAGGATCTTTTGGATCTTATCCTTTTGCAGGCGGAGGTCATGGAGCTTCGGGCCAATGTCAAAGGCCCAGCAAAGGCTCGAGTGATTGAATCCCAGATGGAGACTGGGCGAGGCCCAACAGCAACGGTCATTGTCCAATCGGGGTGTCTTCGAGTCGGGGATGTGGCCCTTTGCGGGCATCACTGGGGACGCGTGCGGGCGCTGATTGACGACATGGGAAGGCAGGTAAAGGAAGTGTACCCCGGGTATCCGGTTCGGATCGTAGGGCTTGACGGACTCCCGCAGCCCGGCGAGGAGCTCCTCACCGACAAGGACGAACGCAAGATCCGAGAAATGGCCGAAGCGAGGTTAGAGGAACTCAAGCGGACCAAGGCCGAGTCCCCTCCCAAAATCACCCTGGAGAACCTCTTTGCGGCGATTGCAGAAGACCAAAAGAAAACCCTTTCCTTGGTACTCAAAGCCGACACCCAGGGTTCGTTGGAAGCCTTGAGCGAGCAGCTACGGAAATTGCCCCAAGACAAAGTCCAATTGGAAATCGTGCACGCAGGCGTTGGCCCGGTGAGCGAATCGGATATTCTTTTGGCCAAGGCATCCCAGGGAATCGTCATCGGATTTCACACAAGAACGGACGGTGCCGCAGTAGCCGCGGCCAAACGGGAAGGCGTTCAGATCAAGCTCTTTGGCATCATTTACGAACTGGTGGATCAAGTGCGGGAAGCGATGCAAGGGCTTCTCGAGCCGGAACTCCGGGAAACCATCCTGGGTGTGGCTGTCGTGAAAAAGGTGTTTGCTTTGAGCAAATATACGGTAGCTGGATGTTTTGTGGAAAGCGGGCGGCTTGTCCACAACGCTCGGGCTCGGGTTTTGCGCAAACGTCAGCCCGTTTATGACGGAACGATTCTGACGCTCAAACGCTTCCAGGACGAGGTCGCAGAGGTACGGGCCGGAATGGAATGCGGGTTGCGATTGAGCGATTTTAACCAATTCGAAGAAGGCGATCGCATCGAGTGTTACCAGTTGGAAAAGGTTCCCCAAAGCCTGTAA